ACATGGCGTTGGAAATTGAAACCGGGTATTCGCCCTCAGAATTATTGAAATCCCTCCTTGTGGTTGAGAGAAATATCGGGCGAGTTCGCGGAACGAAGAACGGACCACGCGTAATTGACATAGATATCTTGTATTACAACTCAAAATTGATCGATACAAAAACTCTCCGAATCCCGCATCCGCTTCTATATGAACGACTATTTGTTCTCCTTCCGCTCGCAGAGTTAGCCGGCGATTTTGTTTGTCCCTTAAAGGGCAAAACGGTTAAAGCCTTGCTGCAATCTACCGGAGATAAGTCTCACATATCACCGTATGATATTGAATCTGAGCGGGTTGACGCTACGGTGGCAGAGTGAGAAATCTATATTATATTGCGGTAGAGGGCGTGATAGGTGTCGGAAAAACAAGCCTTTGTACTATAATCGGAGAATACTTTACGGCAAAAGTGGTTTATGAGAAGTTTGAAGAAAATCCGTTCTTGGAGGATTTTTACAAGGACAGGGAAAGGTTTGCGTTTCAAACCCAGTTGTATTTTTTATTGAGCCGGTACAGGCAGCATCAGGAGATGATGCAGGTAGATTTGTTTCATAAGCTTCTCGTATCTGATTATATGTTCGTAAAGGATAAGATTTTTGCGAATATCAACCTTTCGGATAAAGAGTTGTCGCTTTATAACTCGGTCGTTACACTTCTTGAAAAGGATATCCCGAATCCGGATATTGTCGTTTATCTTCAGTCCTCGACCGAGAGGCTCATGGAGAACATCCGGGATAGGGGAAGACATTACGAGGAGTTGATCACGGAAGATTACATACAGGAGTTGAACGACGCTTATAACGATTTTTTCCTCCGTTACGAGAGCAGCCCACTATTGATAGTCAATTCAACGGACATTGATTTTGTGAATGTTGAAAGCGATAGGGAAAGCCTTTTAGAGAAGATCAGGCAACCGTTTTCCGGGACGAGATATTATAATCCCAAGGGAATGTAATGATCAAACTGATCATATTCGTTCTGATTGTATGGTTTTTTATTAAATTGATCAAGGGATGGACTATCAGATTCCGCAAAACTTCTATACACACCCGCATGGGCAAGAAAGAAGACGGGGGGTTGAAATATGACAGCGGCGATGTGGAAGATGCCGAGTTCAAGGACCTGGAATGATAAACATAATCAAGCATAGGAAAATGATTTGAAAGAGATGATAAATACTCTGTTGAGCGAAGAACTGATCATAAGGTACATCGGAGTCGCATTAAAGATACTGCTTATAGGGTTTCTAGCATTTCTTATAGCCGGATTCATTAATAGAAGACTGAACTCGCGTTTAAGAGGTCTGAAATTATCTCACGAAGAGGGAAAAACGCTTGAAAAGAGCCTCACAATAATTCCCATTCTCCAAAACCTGATTAAAATATCTGTGTGGAGCCTTGCGGGGGTTTTGATATTAGGTGAATTGGGGATTAACACAGCCGCCCTGGTTGCCGGGATAGGTATGTTCGCTATTGCGATCGGTTTTGCAGCACAATCGATAATTAAGGATTTGATCGCCGGGTTTTTACTTATTCTCGAGAATCTGATCTCTGTCGGGGACTTGATCAACGTAGGGGGCATTAAGGGTACGGTAGAAAACGTCGGCATCAGATATACTCAGGTCAGATTGTTTTCAGGAGAGCTGAGAAATATCCCGAACAGCGAGCTGTCGAACTTTGGTAATTTGAACAAGGGTTTTATGAGGGTGATAGTAAATGTCGGACTGGCTTATGAACAGGATTTTGAAAAGGCGCTACAGGTAATGGGAGAAGTCGCTTCACTATGGGCAAGAGAGAATCACGATATCATAATTGAGCACCCTACGGTCCAGGCGATCACCGAATTCGGCGCCAGCGAACTTACGCAAGGATCATAGCCAAGGTTAAACCGGGAAAACAAGGCGAAGCAGAAAGAGAGATACGCAAACTTCTCAAACAACGCTTCGACCTGCGAAATGTGGACATGCCGTTTGCGAGAAATGTTTTATATATTCATTCCGAGGAATCACCAAATTTAGAGATAGATACAAATGAACTGGATATTCTTCCCGAGCCGGGGTCAGAAGAAGAATTAAATGACCCGTCGCTTAAAAATATGGTAATGCAGAGAGAAACAAAAAAGATGGTGGGAGCGATGGGCAAATTAAACAATCTGCTCGAAAATCTTACTTCTCGCGACGAAAGTGGGGAGACGGATGAAGAAAAAGGTAACGATACGGAAGATGACGCCGATAAAGAGGAAGAAGAATAAAATGGTTGTATTTACAATGATAACGCTATATATTGTGTAGTTGAGGTGTGAGGAGGTTGATGTGGTAGTTATTTCTTCCAAACACCTTGAGATTCGGAGCAAAATTTCCGAACTGTCGGAAGTGGCTGCTCTAACCGAAAGCATAGGCGAAGAAGCGGGTTTTTCAAGCGATGAGATCGACGATATTACGATTTCTGTAACAGAAGCCGTCAACAACGCGATTAAGCATGGCAATAAAGAAAACGAATCTTTAAAAGTAGATATATCGTATACAGTAGATGAAGATAAAATCAGCGTGGAAGTAAAAGATCAGGGTGGCGGATTTGAGATGGACGGAGTGAAAGATCCGAGGATAGGCGAAAACCTGCTCAGGGACGACGGAAGAGGTATACTGATTATGAAAACACTTATGGACGAAGTTAATGTAACTTCCGGTGAGGACGGAACGGTTGTTCAGCTGATAAAATTCATAGAAACAGAAAATTGATAATGAAGAGTTCCTTAATATTCAGAATATTGATAGTTATGTTAATATCGCTACTATTCGCTCCGGAAGCGTTCGCCGGAAAGCTGAAAAATGAGAGGGGATTTGGGATCGTGCTCACCAATAAAGGGGTAGGCGCAGGATATTCCTATAATTGGAAAAGGAATCCATACACCGTGTTTACATCGGAATTTGAGATCATATCGATTAAGGGTAGAGGCGAGTTTGCGTTCCAAGTTATAGATCAATTCGGAAGGGTAGTAAATATTAAGATCGGAGATAGAAATTTGCTGCTTTTCCCTGTTTTCTTCGGATACAGACGTCATCTATGGGTGGATCAACTGGTGAGTAATATGAGACCGTATGTTCAACTTTCCGGGGGTCCTGTAGTGGCGTTTGATTTGACGGAGGGACCGAATGTGGGTTTCACCGAACAGTTTAGAGACGGGAAAGCTTATTACACTATGGGAATCCGATTTAGCGGTGGCGCTTTGATCCAAACGAGTAAGAAAAATTTTATCAACTTGAATATAAGTTACAGTATCATTGATTTTGGTATAGACCTTGATGGAAGACGACCACTTGGAGAATTCGCATTTAGAGCTGAATTTGGCAGTTGGCTCAGATGACTGAAAAATAATGCCGCAAACAAAAAACCGTGATTTTTTTTACGTAGATTCCTCCCACGTAACTAACGGTGTCCTTAAATTGACCGGAGGAGAAGCTCATCATATTCAAAATGTTTTCCGCAAGAAAAAGGGTGATATCATCTGGGCTGTTAACGGCAAAGGAACAGCCTACGAAACAAACATTGTAGATTTCGGGGACGATGCCGTAACGTGTACAATTGCCAAGACTTTTCCGGAGTATAATGAGCCTGAAATAAAATTGAAGCTTGGCTTGGGAATACTGAAATCCTCTCATGTGGAGGAAGTGTTGAACAGCTGCATACAGCTCGGATTAACGGAACTTGTTCCTTTGAACAGCTCCCGTTCGGAGAAAAAATCGCTTAACCGGGCAAGACTCGAAAAGATTGCGATTGCTGCGATGAAACAGTGTGGAAGGAGCAGGTTGACCAAAATCAGCGATCCGACCGGGTTAACCCAATTCGTCTCTGATTCATCGGGAGATGATTTGAAGTTAATCGGCGTCATGGACCGCCGGCTCCCTTCATTAAACACCTTGCTAAACGGATTAAACGGCGTGTTGGTAAAAAATGTATCCGTACTGATCGGACCGGAAGGCGATTTCACCGAGGATGAGATAGAAACAGCGCTTAACAGCGGATTCAAGGCGGTGTCGTTAGGAATCAGACGATTACGCTCGGAAACGGCGTCAACCGTGATTGTGTCTCAAGTTATGGCGCACTATGATGGAAGAACCGCGGAATGACCGATAGTGAATCCGGTTGTCTCTTCTGCAAAATAGTTTCGGAGGAGATTCCGGCTGACGTATTGTATAAAGATGAGACGGTTGTCG
The Candidatus Neomarinimicrobiota bacterium genome window above contains:
- the folK gene encoding 2-amino-4-hydroxy-6-hydroxymethyldihydropteridine diphosphokinase, whose translation is MSETAYIGLGSNLGDRINNLRIAVDSISKENKIRVVKESGIYESEPMYLQEQPYFLNMALEIETGYSPSELLKSLLVVERNIGRVRGTKNGPRVIDIDILYYNSKLIDTKTLRIPHPLLYERLFVLLPLAELAGDFVCPLKGKTVKALLQSTGDKSHISPYDIESERVDATVAE
- a CDS encoding deoxynucleoside kinase, with product MRNLYYIAVEGVIGVGKTSLCTIIGEYFTAKVVYEKFEENPFLEDFYKDRERFAFQTQLYFLLSRYRQHQEMMQVDLFHKLLVSDYMFVKDKIFANINLSDKELSLYNSVVTLLEKDIPNPDIVVYLQSSTERLMENIRDRGRHYEELITEDYIQELNDAYNDFFLRYESSPLLIVNSTDIDFVNVESDRESLLEKIRQPFSGTRYYNPKGM
- a CDS encoding mechanosensitive ion channel, producing MKEMINTLLSEELIIRYIGVALKILLIGFLAFLIAGFINRRLNSRLRGLKLSHEEGKTLEKSLTIIPILQNLIKISVWSLAGVLILGELGINTAALVAGIGMFAIAIGFAAQSIIKDLIAGFLLILENLISVGDLINVGGIKGTVENVGIRYTQVRLFSGELRNIPNSELSNFGNLNKGFMRVIVNVGLAYEQDFEKALQVMGEVASLWARENHDIIIEHPTVQAITEFGASELTQGS
- a CDS encoding ATP-binding protein, with product MVVISSKHLEIRSKISELSEVAALTESIGEEAGFSSDEIDDITISVTEAVNNAIKHGNKENESLKVDISYTVDEDKISVEVKDQGGGFEMDGVKDPRIGENLLRDDGRGILIMKTLMDEVNVTSGEDGTVVQLIKFIETEN
- a CDS encoding 16S rRNA (uracil(1498)-N(3))-methyltransferase; translated protein: MPQTKNRDFFYVDSSHVTNGVLKLTGGEAHHIQNVFRKKKGDIIWAVNGKGTAYETNIVDFGDDAVTCTIAKTFPEYNEPEIKLKLGLGILKSSHVEEVLNSCIQLGLTELVPLNSSRSEKKSLNRARLEKIAIAAMKQCGRSRLTKISDPTGLTQFVSDSSGDDLKLIGVMDRRLPSLNTLLNGLNGVLVKNVSVLIGPEGDFTEDEIETALNSGFKAVSLGIRRLRSETASTVIVSQVMAHYDGRTAE